TCGGTTAGATTTTTAGCTTCTTCTGCTGACAAGACACCGCGCTTAATCGCAGTTTCCAACACCTTAGGACGGTTAATACCTTTGCCATCCTCTTCGATTTCAATGAAAACGTGATTTCCGCTATGGTAAGCTCGCAGATGAACTGTACCGACTTCTGACTTCCCTGCTTTGACCCGATCGGCAATTGACTCTATACCATGATCGACAGCATTACGGATGAGGTGAACGAGTGGATCCCCAATCTCGTCAATAACTGTACGATCTAATTCTGTCTCTGCTCCGACAATAACCAGATCAACCTTCTTATCTAGTGATTTGGCCAAATCGCGAACCATCCGAGGGAAACGGTTAAAGACACTCTCTACGGGTACCATGCGCAGCTTCAGAACGATATTCTGCAAATCCGCGCTAACTCGTGCCATATGCTCTACCGTCTCCGTCAAATCATTGCGGCGAACCTCTGAAGCAAGCTGTTCAAGGCGAACGCGATCTATGAGCAGCTCACTAAACAAATTCATAAGCGAATCCAGTCGTTCGATATCTACTCGAATGGTTCGTGGTGCCGCATTGCCTGAGGAAGCTGCTGCTGCTGGGGTCCGAGGAGCCGCACTTGTAGCAGCGCTTGGCGCTGTAGGCGAAATAGCAACAGCAGGCTCTGCCGCTGCTGCAACTTCACTAGCTGCCTCTTCTGATGGTGTAGAGCTGTCTTGTGAATGACCCAATTCAGCAAGAGAATCCCTGTCAACTAAAGTCAACACAACGGATTCAATCTCAGAAACTCTTGAAATTTGATCGCGTAGCAAGCTTTCTTCTGCCTGAGAAATATAGTAAACCGAGAAGCCACGATCGAACTGCTCCTGCTCAATCTCTTGCACGGATGGGAATGATTTGATTACTTCTCCGTTTCGCTCTAACACATCGAAAACCATGTATGCTCGTGCTGCTTTAAGCAAGCAATCTTCTCTTACCTTTACTTCAATATAATAAGCCTTATGTCCACTATCCAACGACTGATCCAGAATCGAGAGCTGATACTGATCCAGTACGAGAGATGCCGAGATAGCTTGTGGAGCTTTCGCTCCTTTGGTAGCACCTTTACCCTCTACGTCGCCTTTGACAATTGCCTTTAAGCGCTCTACTAGATCGACGACATCACCTTTACCCGCACCGCCGTTAATAATATCCTGAACCATAGCCTCTAGAGCATCTAAGCATTTGAATAGAGTGTCGAAAATATTACCATTCATGCTGAGCTTGCTATTACGCACGAGGTCCAGTACATTTTCCATCTCATGGGTCAGCGCTGCGAGATCCTCAAACCCCATCGTCGCGGACATTCCCTTCAGCGTATGCGCGGAACGGAAAATAATCTGAACGATGCTAATATCCTCCGGTTGCTGCTCCAGCCGAAGCATATTTTCGTTAAGTGATTGCAAGTGATCATTTGACTCATCAATGAACATAGACATGTATTGATTCATTTCCACAGGCCGGACACCTCCTTGTTGGCTGAGCTTTCAATGACAATCTTAGCTTTTACGCGCTTTCACTTCTTGAACAATAGCAGAAGCAATACTTTGGAGCGGAAGTAAATGCGATACAGCACCTAGCTCTACAGCGGAACGTGGCATTCCATAGACGACACAGGTTTGCTCGGCTTCCGCAATCGTAGTTACGGCACCATCCTGCTGCAGTGCCTTCATGCCTTTAGCCCCATCGCTTCCCATTCCGGTCATAATGACGACATGCCGTTTTAATTGCTGATGCCCGATCAATGACTCGAACAACACATCTACAGATGGCATATGCCCGCTTCTAGGGCCTTCTTCCGACAATCTAATGCGGTATTTGTTAGCTGCATCTTTGGCCAATGACATATGTTTTCCACCAGGAGCAATGTATGCTGTAGCGGTTTCAACAGGCTCGCCGTCAACAGCCTCCCGAACATGGATGTTACAAAAGTTATCCAATCGTTGTGCCAGTGAGTGCGTAAACTTAGGAGGCATGTGCTGAACGATAAGAATAGGTGCAGGGAAATCTGCAGGAATTCCAGTCAGTACTTCATGCAAAGCCCTAGGGCCTCCCGTTGACGTTCCAATAGCTACAATGTTTGTAAATGTGGTCGATGTCTTACTAGGTAAAGATTCAATTGGCTTTGCTTGGACCAACTTGCTGGTGCTTGCAGTTGCTTTAGATTGCCGCTTAGCGACTACTTCCCTTATCTCAGTTACCGCGGATGGCTTTAGCTCCTGCCGCTGTTTGCTTCGCACTGGTGCTAAAGGATCAGCTGGCTTAGCGTTCGAAGCTTTATCTGCGTTAATCGAAGGAACCTCATCTAGTGGAATTTTTTTCTGAGTCATACTCTTCAGCTCAGGACGGATTACCGGAGCCTTAGGTATTCGCGACTCTGTCAAAGGTTTCCTAGCTTCCACGCTGATCTTAGGTGGCTTGTTATCAGGAGGACGCTCCGCTAGCTTAGCCTCTTCAGCAACAGTTAAGTCAGCTTTAGTAAGTGGTGGTGCTGTCTGAGGTGGTATTTCTACCTTTTCCTCGACAGCCGGAAGCATTCGGAATGCTCCCTTACTCATTGATTCTCTTGCGATATGTAATTTCTCCAGCAATTGACCGCCTACCTGATGGATATCCAGCTTAACTGCGCCGTCAGGTTTGCGGATAAAGTCGATAGCCCCGTATTGCAGAGCTTTGATCGTATCCCTAGTCCCATTATCTGTAACGGCAGACAGCATAATAACTGGAGTTGGCTGCAAAGACATAATTTTCTGTAAAGCTTCAATTCCATTTAACTGCGGCATTTCCAAGTCCATTGTTATAATATCAGGCTTGAGCTTTAGCGCTAGTTCGACAGCCTCCTGGCCATTAGCGGCAGTTGCCAGAACTTTGAAGGCAGCGTCAGCATCAATAACATCACTGAACACCTTTCGCATAAATGGGGAATCATCTACAATTAACACTTTAAATCCCGACATTTGGCGACCCTCCCCGTTTATCTAGTTGTAGTCGTGGCTTCCTTGTTGCTGCATATCATGCTCATCTATAAGCTTAGGTCCAGAGTCTCTTCATTCGTTGTAAGAAGCCTGATAATCCACGGGCTGGATTGGATTCCCTTTCAAGAAGAAAACGTGACGCAATTCGATCAATGCCTCTTGTTGCTAAGCTATCGGGAAAAGCGATTGATAGCGGTGTTTGCTTCTTAACTGCTTTCATCACATTGGCATCATCTGGGATAAAGCCAAGGACCGATATATCTAACCCCAAATATTTGTCTGTTACGTGTTGAATATTATCTGCTGTCTGCTTACCTTCTTGATCATTAGTAACCCGATTCACGACTAGCTTAAATGAGATTTGATGTCCCATTGACTTCAGCATCTTAATAAGTGCATACGCATCCGTTATTGATGTCGGCTCAGGCGTCGTTACGACAATCGTTTCTTCCGCTGCCGTTATGAATCGTACCGTTTCCTTCGATAAGCCAGCACCGGTATCAAAAATAATAAAATCTACATGACCATGAAGTTTACCGATTTGTGTCGAGAAATACTCTAGCTCTTGATCACTTAATCGAACCAAATCTTGAAAACCTGACCCACCTGCTATAAATTGCAAGCCTCCTGGGCCGATTTGAATAATTTCCCAAATGTTTTTCTCGCCTTTAAGCAAGTGAATGAGATTGTATTTGGCGGGTGTCCCCAATAAAACATCGATATTCGCGAAGCTAATATCTGCATCGAAAACAAGTACACTGTATCCCCGATTTTGCAAAGCCATAGCGAAATTGAGGCTGAAATTGGATTTACCTACACCGCCCTTTCCACTAGTGACCGTAATAACCCGAGTAGAACGAGCAGTGTGAGTATCCTTGGAATGAACCAAATGCCTTAGGGCCTGCGCTTGGTCATTCATCAGTCGGTGCCCCCAGAATGCGTCCTACCAAATCCTCAGGATCAAACGGCTTTATATCGTCAGGTACTGCCTGACCACACGTTGTATAGGAAATTCTGAAATCGAACTCTTTCACTAAGTTTATAATAGCCCCGAAAGAATCCGTTTCATCGAATTTGGTCAGCAGTAGCTGGTTAACTCCATATTTCGCAAATTGGGAAGCAACCTGCTTCATGTCGTTATATTTATGTGTCATGCTTAGAACGAGCACCGTTTCCGTTTGCTCTCCCGGAGACAGCAGGCTATTCACTTCTGAGACAAATAGCTCATTCCGATAGTTTCGCCCTGCTGTATCCATGAATAGAAGATCAAGATCACTTAGCTTCTTGTAAGCACGCATTAGCTCACTTGGAGAAAATACAACCTCTAGAGGAACGTTAAGAATATCTGCATACGTTCTGAGCTGATCTACAGCCGCAATACGATAGGTATCTGCCGTAATGAAGCCTACTTTTCTCTGATGACTAAAGGATTGTTCAGCTGCCAGCTTAGCAATTGTCGTTGTTTTCCCTACTCCAGTGGGACCAACGAAGTGAACAATTCTAGTTGAATTGGCAATGCCAGAGCCTTTAGCATTTTCAAGCCAGGAGAGCAGTAAAATGCGTGCACATTCGTAGGCAGCATCCCAATCCGCCACACCCTTCTCCTCTAATTGCTTGTTAACAGCTTCAGCGAATTGTTCAACATAAGCAGGGTCTACTCCTTGCTCAGCTATTCGCCGACTTAGCTTCATGACGGCCTCTGGCATACTTCGGAAAGCCTGCTGCTTCGACATCTTAGTCATCATGTCTTTCATCGATCGAAGCTCCTGCATCAGGGCTGAGGTTTCATCTTTGGCGTTTCTGCTCTCTCTTGCATCTAAGTGTTGTACCGCAGCAGCGAGTGTCGCCGCTTGAGTATCGATGTGCTGCTCGGAGCTTCGGTCTTGAAACTCTTCACTTTCATGCACAGCATTTGCCTTCTCTAAAGTAGACTGGAAGCTAGCCATTTGTGAGAAGGTCAACTGTTCAGTAACTCGCTTAGGTTCGGATTTGGGTGCAGCCATTGTTCTTCCGCTATCCGCAAAGGGAGCTTGAGTATATCTTTCTCTAACTGCATTAGAGGGCATAGAGGGTAATGAAATGGAAGGTTCTTCAACTGGTGGAGCAGCTAGCTTTCTTTCAAAAGGACGCGCAGGCTGCGGTACGCGAGCTGGCGGCTTCTTAGCAGATTCATCCGTTGCAGCAATGACCTCCATACGCTTCTTGCGGAACATGCCAAGAAATCCGCCGATGCGGATTTCTTTCGTATTTAGAATTACAGCGTCTGAACCTAGCTCGCTTCGAATCATCTGAACGGCTTCAGGCAAATCATCGACAATATAACGTTTTACCTTCATGCGCTCACCACCCCAACACTTTGCACTTCAATGCTTGGCTCCAACTCACTATAAGAAATGACCGGAATATCCTGTAAGCTTCGTTCTAGTAATTGGCGCAGATACATACGAATCGTCGGAGAAGTTAGAATAATAGGCTGCTGCCCCGACTGAACCAACCGATTAACCTGTTCCGTCAAGCGTTGGTAGATCGCTTGGGAAGAAGCTGGGTCCATCGCCAGATAGCTCCCTTGATCAGATTGCTGCACTGCGTCGGCAATCTTCTTCTCAATGGCCGGACTAACCGTAATAACCTTGAGAGGCTCAGAGGAATTAGCGTACTGCTGCGTAATTTGCCTTGATAAGCTTTGTCGAACATACTCGGTTAGCACTTCCGGATCTTTTGTAAACTTTCCGTAATCAGCTAATGTTTCAAAAATAGTTACTAAATCTCTAATCGATATTTTCTCTTTAAGCAATTTCGATAGTACCTTCTGAACATCTCCGATAGAGAGAATAGAAGGGATAAGCTCTTCAACCAGAGCAGGATACGTTTCTTTAACGCTTTCGATCAATGCCTTAGTCTCTTGGCGACCAATAAGCTCATGAGCATACTTCTTGATGACCTCAGTTAAATGAGTTGCCACTACCGAAGGAGGATCAACAACCGTATATCCGGCCATTTCTGCCCTTTCCTTCGTTGCTTCATCTATCCATAATGCAGGTAATCCGAATGCAGGCTCTTGCGTCTCTATCCCCGTAACGGAGTCATCATCGAAACCAGGACTCATGGCAAGATAGTGATGTAACAATAATTCGCCACGAGCTACTGTATTTCCTTTCATTTTTATGACATATTCGTTCGGTTTTAGTTGAATATTGTCGCGTATTCGGATAACAGGGACAATTAATCCCATTTCTAGTGCACATTGCCGTCGAATCATAATAATTCTGTCGAGTAAATCCCCGCCCTGGGAAGTATCTGCAAGAGGAATCAATCCGTATCCAAATTCGAACTCGATTGGATCAACCTGCAACAAGCTAATGACACTTTCGGGGCTGCGTACTTCCTCGATATGCTTCTCTTCAACCAACAACTCTTCCTCTTGCTGTTTCTTATTAAGATTTTTCTGAAGTCGATAACCGGCTATAGCAAGGATGGCAGCATAAGGAATTGTACTAATCATAGGAATTGGAGTTGCAAGTCCAAGTAACGCTACTGTTCCTGCGACAATGTAAAGCAATTTAGGATAACGTAGCAGTTGCTTGCTTAGATCATCCGCCATGTTCCCCTCGGATGCTGCTCTTGTAACAATAATACCTGCTGCTGTGCTTATTAGTAGTGCGGGTATTTGGCTTACGAGTCCATCACCAATAGTAAGAATGGAGTATTTTTCCAATGAAGTCATAACATCCATTCCATGTACAGCCATACCGATAATGAAGCCTGCTATCAAGTTGATAAGAACGATAATGATAGATGCAATCGCATCCCCCTTAACGAACTTACTCGCACCATCCATAGCTCCGTAGAAATCCGCTTCCTTACCAATCTTCTCACGGCGTTCCCTTGCTTGATGCTCATTAATCAAGCCTGCGTTAAGATCCGCATCAATACTCATTTGCTTACCGGGCATGGCATCGAGAGTAAACCGCGCGCCAACCTCTGCAACACGCTCCGAGCCCTTAGTAATAACGATAAACTGAACGACGACGAGAATTAAGAATACGACGAACCCTATAGCGATTTGTCCCCCTGCCACAAACCTACCAAAGGTTTCTACCACATGTCCGGCATCGGCTTTGGAAAGTACTAGGCGTGTCGTGGAGACGTTAAGCGCGAGTCTGAATATCGTTGTGAGCAACAAGATCGTAGGGAATATGGAAAAATGAAGCGCATCCTGTGTGTTCATTGCGATGAGCAAAATCATGATCGCAATCGAAATGTTTAGGATAAGTAAAACATCTAAAAGTCCTTTGGGAATTGGAACGACCATCATCAGGACAATGCCGATGACGCCTATCAGTATGCTTAAGTCCCGAATTTTCATGATACGCCCCCCCTCAAATCGTCCTCTTACGCTGCAGAATGCGACAGAAAAGGATTGCCACTCCACCGTTGTTAAAACCAAG
This portion of the Cohnella abietis genome encodes:
- a CDS encoding chemotaxis protein CheA; amino-acid sequence: MEMNQYMSMFIDESNDHLQSLNENMLRLEQQPEDISIVQIIFRSAHTLKGMSATMGFEDLAALTHEMENVLDLVRNSKLSMNGNIFDTLFKCLDALEAMVQDIINGGAGKGDVVDLVERLKAIVKGDVEGKGATKGAKAPQAISASLVLDQYQLSILDQSLDSGHKAYYIEVKVREDCLLKAARAYMVFDVLERNGEVIKSFPSVQEIEQEQFDRGFSVYYISQAEESLLRDQISRVSEIESVVLTLVDRDSLAELGHSQDSSTPSEEAASEVAAAAEPAVAISPTAPSAATSAAPRTPAAAASSGNAAPRTIRVDIERLDSLMNLFSELLIDRVRLEQLASEVRRNDLTETVEHMARVSADLQNIVLKLRMVPVESVFNRFPRMVRDLAKSLDKKVDLVIVGAETELDRTVIDEIGDPLVHLIRNAVDHGIESIADRVKAGKSEVGTVHLRAYHSGNHVFIEIEEDGKGINRPKVLETAIKRGVLSAEEAKNLTDEETNMLIFAAGFSTADKVSDVSGRGVGLDVVKSKISSLGGHVTVHSNWGTGTRFSIQLPLTLSIIAAMLIKLGSEKYAFPLSSIVETGSVKRSDIRTLHGNRMIDYRNSIIPVVSLAVLVDSPDYSDEEENETEMLVIRKGDKLAAILVDEFIGQSEIVLKPLGKYMAGTVSVVSGATILGDGQVALIVDPNALIK
- a CDS encoding protein-glutamate methylesterase/protein-glutamine glutaminase; this encodes MSGFKVLIVDDSPFMRKVFSDVIDADAAFKVLATAANGQEAVELALKLKPDIITMDLEMPQLNGIEALQKIMSLQPTPVIMLSAVTDNGTRDTIKALQYGAIDFIRKPDGAVKLDIHQVGGQLLEKLHIARESMSKGAFRMLPAVEEKVEIPPQTAPPLTKADLTVAEEAKLAERPPDNKPPKISVEARKPLTESRIPKAPVIRPELKSMTQKKIPLDEVPSINADKASNAKPADPLAPVRSKQRQELKPSAVTEIREVVAKRQSKATASTSKLVQAKPIESLPSKTSTTFTNIVAIGTSTGGPRALHEVLTGIPADFPAPILIVQHMPPKFTHSLAQRLDNFCNIHVREAVDGEPVETATAYIAPGGKHMSLAKDAANKYRIRLSEEGPRSGHMPSVDVLFESLIGHQQLKRHVVIMTGMGSDGAKGMKALQQDGAVTTIAEAEQTCVVYGMPRSAVELGAVSHLLPLQSIASAIVQEVKARKS
- a CDS encoding MinD/ParA family protein; translation: MNDQAQALRHLVHSKDTHTARSTRVITVTSGKGGVGKSNFSLNFAMALQNRGYSVLVFDADISFANIDVLLGTPAKYNLIHLLKGEKNIWEIIQIGPGGLQFIAGGSGFQDLVRLSDQELEYFSTQIGKLHGHVDFIIFDTGAGLSKETVRFITAAEETIVVTTPEPTSITDAYALIKMLKSMGHQISFKLVVNRVTNDQEGKQTADNIQHVTDKYLGLDISVLGFIPDDANVMKAVKKQTPLSIAFPDSLATRGIDRIASRFLLERESNPARGLSGFLQRMKRLWT
- the flhF gene encoding flagellar biosynthesis protein FlhF, whose protein sequence is MKVKRYIVDDLPEAVQMIRSELGSDAVILNTKEIRIGGFLGMFRKKRMEVIAATDESAKKPPARVPQPARPFERKLAAPPVEEPSISLPSMPSNAVRERYTQAPFADSGRTMAAPKSEPKRVTEQLTFSQMASFQSTLEKANAVHESEEFQDRSSEQHIDTQAATLAAAVQHLDARESRNAKDETSALMQELRSMKDMMTKMSKQQAFRSMPEAVMKLSRRIAEQGVDPAYVEQFAEAVNKQLEEKGVADWDAAYECARILLLSWLENAKGSGIANSTRIVHFVGPTGVGKTTTIAKLAAEQSFSHQRKVGFITADTYRIAAVDQLRTYADILNVPLEVVFSPSELMRAYKKLSDLDLLFMDTAGRNYRNELFVSEVNSLLSPGEQTETVLVLSMTHKYNDMKQVASQFAKYGVNQLLLTKFDETDSFGAIINLVKEFDFRISYTTCGQAVPDDIKPFDPEDLVGRILGAPTDE
- the flhA gene encoding flagellar biosynthesis protein FlhA gives rise to the protein MKIRDLSILIGVIGIVLMMVVPIPKGLLDVLLILNISIAIMILLIAMNTQDALHFSIFPTILLLTTIFRLALNVSTTRLVLSKADAGHVVETFGRFVAGGQIAIGFVVFLILVVVQFIVITKGSERVAEVGARFTLDAMPGKQMSIDADLNAGLINEHQARERREKIGKEADFYGAMDGASKFVKGDAIASIIIVLINLIAGFIIGMAVHGMDVMTSLEKYSILTIGDGLVSQIPALLISTAAGIIVTRAASEGNMADDLSKQLLRYPKLLYIVAGTVALLGLATPIPMISTIPYAAILAIAGYRLQKNLNKKQQEEELLVEEKHIEEVRSPESVISLLQVDPIEFEFGYGLIPLADTSQGGDLLDRIIMIRRQCALEMGLIVPVIRIRDNIQLKPNEYVIKMKGNTVARGELLLHHYLAMSPGFDDDSVTGIETQEPAFGLPALWIDEATKERAEMAGYTVVDPPSVVATHLTEVIKKYAHELIGRQETKALIESVKETYPALVEELIPSILSIGDVQKVLSKLLKEKISIRDLVTIFETLADYGKFTKDPEVLTEYVRQSLSRQITQQYANSSEPLKVITVSPAIEKKIADAVQQSDQGSYLAMDPASSQAIYQRLTEQVNRLVQSGQQPIILTSPTIRMYLRQLLERSLQDIPVISYSELEPSIEVQSVGVVSA